In Danaus plexippus chromosome 28, MEX_DaPlex, whole genome shotgun sequence, a genomic segment contains:
- the LOC116776303 gene encoding uncharacterized protein LOC116776303 — translation MSSVTVICVLAFQLISCQCRTFKCGYSKGYNNLAYGRNSLSYYLPSISYGSCVRTNGIDYGTRQSNAKPMAKSGFFVTSASSIIPSGVSFISDGLNMDGILRVYGQLPVLGTVALDGNVYGSGQGAVSYDNGNVNNFIGLKLLSDYSSGFINPIPNSVKGILY, via the exons ATGTCTTCCGTAACAGTAATTTGTGTTCTGGCTTTccag TTAATATCCTGTCAATGCAGGACTTTCAAATGTGGATATTCTAaaggatataataatttggCTTACGGAAGAAACAgcttatcttattatttgcCGAGCATATCGTACGGATCTTGCGTGCGTACTAATGGCATAGATTACGGAACCCGCCAATCAAATGCCAAGCCCATGGCCAAAAGTGGCTTTTTCGTGACCAGTGCATCATCGATAATACCAAGCGGCGTGTCATTTATTTCAGATGGCTTAAATATGGATGGCATATTGAGAGTCTATGGCCAATTGCCAGTGCTGGGCACTGTGGCATTAGATGGGAATGTTTATGGCAGTGGACAGGGTGCGGTGTCGTATGATAATGGAAACGTCAACAATTTTATTGGCCTCAAACTTCTGAGTGATTACAGTTCGGGATTTATCAATCCTATTCCGAATAGTGTGAAaggcattttatattaa